The Rahnella aquatilis CIP 78.65 = ATCC 33071 genomic sequence TTAATCTGCCTTACGGCTACTGGCTGTTTGATTACAACTACAGCTACAGCGACTACCTGAGCACCATTGAATCGCAGGGCTATCTCTGGCGCTCCACCGGCGACAGCCAGGCACACCGCTTCACCCTTTCCCGCGTACTGTTTCGCAACGGCGACATGAAAACCGCCGCCAGCCTCGGGCTGACGCACCGCCTCAACCGAAATTATCTCAACGACGCCCCGCTGGAAAGCAGCACCCGCAGCCTGACCAGCTGGACCGCAGGCATTAATCACAGCCAGAAACTCTGGGGCGGATACGCCACGCTTAACCCGGCGTTCAGCCGTGGCGTGCCGTGGTTTGGCGGCGAGAGTGATGAAGATAAAAACCCGGATGCCCCGCGCGCGGAGTTCTCCAAATGGACGCTGTCCACCAGCTATTACCGGCCTGTCACCCAACGCATTACCTGGCTGACCAGCGCCTACGGCCAGTGGGGCGATGACCGTCTTTACGGCAGCGAACGCCTCACACTCGGCGGTGAAAGCTCGGTGCGCGGGTTCAAAGAGCAATACCTCTCCGGCGACAACGGCGGCTACTGGCGTAATGAGCTGGATACCCAACTTTTCACGCTGCCGGTGCTCGGCCAGATCAGCGCCGTGACCGCGCTTGACGGCGGCTACCTGCAACGCAGCAATCACGACACCAATGCGTCCGGCACCTTATGGGGCGGGGCGGTGGGTTTATCGAGCAGTAACGCACATTTCTCCAGCCAGTTTACCGTCGGCTGGCCGCTGAGCTATCCGGACTCCCTGTCGCCTGACCGCGTCACGGTCTACTACCGTATCGGCTTCGTACTGTAAAAATGAGAAGGAATTCGGCGATGAAATCGATCACAGAGCAACCGGTCGCGTTATGGCGTAAAGCGCTGGCCTACGGGCTGATGGGATGGCTGGTCTGGCAACCGGTGATGCCCGCATTTGCGGCGGGTATCACGGTAGCCGAAGGCAACACCCGCACCGATCAGGCGGGTAACGGCGTGCCGGTGGTGAACATCGCCACCCCGAATCAGGCCGGGATTTCGCATAACAAATATAACGATTTCAACGTCGGCCAGCAGGGCCTCATTCTCAACAACGCCACCGGCAAACTGACCCGGACTCAGCTGGGCGGGCTGATCCAGAACAACCCCAATCTCACAGCAGGTCAGGAAGCGAAGGGCATCATTAACGAAGTGGTGTCGTCGAACCCTTCACAGCTTAACGGCTACATGGAAGTCGCGGGAAAAGCGGCGAACGTCATGGTCGCCAACCCCTACGGCATCACCTGTAACGGCTGCGGCTTCCTCAACACCCCGAACGCCACGCTGACCACCGGTAAACCTGTGCTGAACGCGGACGGTTCGCTGCAGTCCCTCGACGTCACGCAGGGCGCGATCACCGTTGAAGGTCAGGGGCTGGATGCCCGCACGAGCGACTCTTTTTCACTGATTTCCCGCGCCGCGCAGATTAACGCCGGGCTGTACGCCAGAGACCTGAACGTCACCCTGGGTGCCAACCGTGTCGATGCGCAGGGCAATGCCACGCCGATATCCGGCGCAGGCGTACCGTCGGTGGCGATTGACACCGGCGCACTCGGCGGCATGTACGCCAACCGCATTCATCTGGTTTCCAGTGACAAGGGCGTCGGGGTCAACCTCGGCAACCTGAATGCCTCGGTCGGCGATATGCAGATTGATGCCAGCGGCAGGCTGACGCTAAGTAATGCGACCGCCGCCGGCAAGCTGACGGCGAATGCGCAGGCCATCGCCCTTAACGGTACCCAGCAGTCGGGCGGCGATATGGCGATCAACAGCCAGGGGCAACTGGCCGTTCAGGGGAGTCAGGTGACCAGCGGCGGCAATATGACGCTGGCCGCTGACCAGCTCAATTCAGGCAATACCGCGCAGGTGTCTGCGGCAGGTAATATTCATGCTACCGCCGGTAATGGCAGCCAGTGGCAGGGCAAGCTGACGGCGGGGAAAGATCTCCAACTGAACACCGGAGATCTGACCAATAACGGGCTGATTGCTGCAAACGGAAACGCCCGTATCACCACGCAGCGGCTGACCAATACCGGCACGCTGCAGGCACAGGGGACGCAAGATCTTCAGGCGACAACGCTGGATAACAGCGGGGTGGTGCAGGCCAGCGGTGCCCTGACCCTCACCGCCGGAGAAACACAGCTTGGCGGATTGCTGTCGACTGACAACCAACTGACCGGGCGTTTCGGGCAACTTTCCACCCTCGCAGGGTCGCAGATTCAGTCCGGTACCGATGCGGATATCGGCGTGCAGGGCAGTGCGGTACTCGGCGGTAACGTCCGCGCCGGACAAAACCTGCGGCTCAGCAGCGGTTCACTGAGTTCGGCCAGCAGCGCTAAGCTTTACGCCGTCGGGAATGTGCAGGCGGAGGCGGGTAATAACGGTGTGTGGAACGGCAGCCTGACGGCGGGCGGTAATCTGGGCGTCAGTGCGGGCGACATGACCAACAACGGCACGCTGGCCGCCAGCGGCAACACGCAGCTGAATGTCGGTTCACTCAGTACCACCGGTGATTCGACGATCACCAGCGCAGGCGCGCTTTCGCTGACGGCTGATGACGCGCAGCTTGGCGGTCTGATCTCCGGTGATAATTTGCTGACCGGACGTTTCGGCGAGCTGACCACGCTGGCAGGGTCGCAACTTCAGTCGGGCACGGACGCAGATGTTCAGGCAACCGGCAAAGCGATATTAGGTGGCAACCTGCGCGCCGGGCAAAATCTTCTGCTCAGCAGCGGGTCACTCAGCTCAGATAATACCGCGCAGGTTTATGGCGTGGGCGATGTGCAGGCCAATGCGGGCAATAACGGCGTGTGGAACGGCAGCCTGACGGCGGGCGGTAATCTGGGCGTCAGTGCGGGCAACATGACCAACAACGGCACGCTGGCCGCCAGCGGCAACACGCAACTCACCACGCAAACACTGACCAACGGCGGCCTGATCCAGGCGCAGGGCACACAGACTCTGAACGCCAGCGAACTGAACAACAGCGGCAAAATGCAGTCCGGCGGTGCGCAAAACATCACTGCCAATACCCTCAGTAATCAGGGGCTGATCGGCTCGCAGAAGGGGCTGGATTTACAGGTTGCTGACCAGATGACCGTAGGTGAACAAGGCTCGCTGTTTGCCGGAGACCGGCTGAACATCGGCGGCGGTCAGATGATTGTCGACGGCACGCTGACCGGCAAAAATGGCCTGACGCTCAACAGTACTTCCCTGAACGCCGGGCAAAACTCGCTGATCACCAGCCTTGGCGATATTCAGCTCAATGCTGCGCAGCAGGCGCTTGGCGGCCAGTTGTCGACCTCCGGCAACGTGGGCCTGAACGCCACGGATCTGTCCGTCGGGGCGCTGGGTTCCGTTCACAGCGATAAAGATTTATCCCTGACGGCAACCGGCAGCGCCACGCTGGCCGGTGCGCTCGACGGCAACACGCTGGAAGCCGGTGGCGGTACATTGCAGGTGACCGGCAGCGGTTCACTGGCCTCCACGGGAGATATGCAGTTATCCGCCCGCCAGCAGCAGCTCGACGGCACCACCAGCGCGGGCAATACTCTTTCGATCACCGCTGACCGGCTGAATGCCGCACAGGGTGGTAAAACCTCGGCGCAAAATGACGTGCAGGCCACGGTTGCCAGCGGCGGCCAGTGGTCCGGCAGCCTGATCGCCGGGCGTGACCTGAACTTTACCGCACACGATTTCAGCAATGGCGGCACGCTGGCCGCTAACCGCAACGGCCAGTTCAGCTTCGGCACCCTGACCAATAACGGCCTGCTGCAGTCCCTCGGCACGCAGCAGCTTGACGGCGACACCTTCAATAACAACGGCACGGCGCAGTCCGGCGGTGACCAGACGCTGACCCTCAGTCAGTTCAACAATCAGGGGCTGACCGGTACCCGCGGCGACATCATACTGAACGCGGACGGCGTGACCAACGGTGATACGGCAACCTTACTGGCTGGCGGTCAGCTGACACTCAACACCGCACAGGCGGATCTGGGCGGCACGCTGACCGGCACGCAGGGGGCGACGTTTAACGCCACCGCGCTGACCACCCGCGCCGGATCGGTACAGTCCAGCCAGGGCGATGTGGCTCTGAAGACTGATACTGCGAACTTAAACGGTTTTCTCTCCGCCGACGGCAACGCGGCGCTGACCACGCAACAGCTCACCACCGGCAACGGCTCGCAGACGCAGGGTAAAAACGCGCTGGGGATCAGTGCGTCTGAAAAAGCCGATCTGGCCGGGAAACTGGTGACTCCGGGCACGCTCACGGTGCAGGCCGGTACGCTGACCAACGGCGCGGCGCTGGGCGCGGACAATGTGGATATCACGGCCACCTCGCTGACCAACAACGGTGCCATCACCGCCGACGACGGCCTGCATGTGAAAGCCGGTACCTTGCAGCAGCAAGGCAGCCTGTCTGCGCAGAACCAGATGACGCTGGAAGGCCAGACGCTGGTCAATCAGGGCAATATCTCCGGCGGTAACGTCGGCGTGAATGTTAGCGGCAGCCTGACCAATCAGGGCACCGGCGTGATATCGGCGGGTAATGGTCTGACCGTGACGGCACCGGTTGTGATCAACAACGGCCAGCTTCTGGCACAAACGGTCGGCGTGAATGCCACGGGTATCAGCAACAACGGGTTGATGCAGGGCAACGGCGGTACCACGCTCACCGCCAGCACCTTAACCAACGGTGCGCAGGGGCAGGTATTGTCCGGCGGCACGCTGGGTGTGCAGGCAGGCGATACGCAAAATCAGGGCAGGCTACAGGGCAGCCAGCTGACCCTGACCGGCAACAGCCTGACCAACGGCGGCACGGCATTAGGCACGAATGGCCTGAACGCGCAGATGCAGGGGGATCTGAACAACAGCGGCAGCCTGCTCTCTTCCGGTGATGTCACGGTGAACGCCGCCACGCTGGAAAACAGTGGCCAGTTGCTCAGCGATAAAACCGCCACGGTGACGGCTGACCACGTCAGCAACACAGGGCAGATACAGGGCGACACGCTCGCGCTTACGGCGAACAACGCGGACAACAGCGGCAACCTGATTGGCCTGAAGGGCCTGACGGCGCAACTGCAGCAGGATTTAACCAACGCCACGTCCGGCAAGATGCTGACGCAGGGCGCACTCACCGTCACCGCCGCGCACGTCACCAACAACGGCAACTGGCAGGCCGACAGCGCCGATTTACACGCCGGTCAGTTAGATCTTAATGGCGCGATCCAGACCGCCGCACTCGCGAAGCTGACTCTTACCGGTGGGCTCAACACGCAGGCGCAGGGCAAAATCATCTCAACCGGTCTGGCTATTTTGCAGGCGGCGAACCTGAATAATCAGGGGAACTGGTCGGCGGATAACCTGACCCTGACCGGCGGTGCGCTGATCAGCAGCGGCGGCATCAGCGGTGTCAGCGCGCTTGCGGCCACGCTCAGCGGGCAACTTCAGGTTCAGCAGGGCGGCACATTACTCAGCGGCGGCAGCGCCACGCTGAACGCCGGGAATATTGCTAACAGCGGTACGCTTCAGGCCGGTAACCTGACGTTCACCACCAACAGTATTAGTAACACCGGGCAGTTACAGGGCCAGCAAAGCCTGCAGGGTACGGTACAAAACGGCATCACCAACCTGAGCGGCGGCACCGTACGCAGTCAGGGCACGTTAGATTTGGGCGCACAGACGCTGCTCAATCAGGGCCAGATGCAGGGCGACGGCGTCAGCCATCTGACCCTCACCGGTAATCTCAACAACCAGGGCACCTTACTGACCGGCGGCAGGCTGACAGTGTCTGCACCGGTGCTGACCAACAGCGGCACGCTGCAGGCGCAGGGCCTGACCATGACCGGCGGCACGCTCAACAACAGCGGTACGCTGACCGGACAGGGCGACAGCGCGCTGAACGTCACGCAGATGACCAATCAGGGCCAGCTTCAGGGCGACCGGCTGACGCTGACCGGTAACGAACTGCATAACACCGGCACGGTATTGGGCAGCCAGTCGCTGGGGCTGAATGTGCAGAACGCCGACAACCAGGCGGGCGGCAAACTCTACAGCGCAGGCAACCTGACGCTGGTGACGCCGGTGCTGAATCAGGCGGGCAGCCTGCTGGCGCTGGGGGATATGACGCTGCAACTCGGCTCGGGCTTTACCCAGACCGGCACGCTGGCGGCAGGGCAGACCCTCAGCCTCAGCGCGCAGGGCGACCTGAACGTGCTCGGCACCCTGCAGGGCAACGGCATCCAGCTCAGTTCCACGGGCAACTTTACCAACAGCGGTCAGCTGCGCGGTGGCGGCGGTACGGTGGGCGTGGACGCCGGCAACATCCAGCTCAACGGCAGCGGCAGCGTGCAGTCCGGCGGGGATATCCGCGTGGCCAGCCGTGGCGTACTTAACAACAGCGGCTTTGTCGGCGGGGCGGGCAACGTGGTGATGTCCGCTGGTGGCCAACTGACGAACAGCGCGCTGCTGTACGCCGGTAACAACATGCAGTTGCTGGCCGACAGTATTCACAATAACTACGGCGATATTCTGGCGGGCAACAGCCTGTGGCTGCAGCGGGACGCGGCGGGCAACGCCAACAGCGAAGTGGTCAACACGTCGGGGGATATCGAAACCACCAACGGCGATATCACCATCAATACCGGCCATCTGCTGAATCAGCGGGACGGGTTGAGCACGTCGAGTTCTTATCAGGCGGCGAATAGCCCGGCATCTCTGGGGCAGGCCACGATGAGCATTCAGCTCGGCTTGTTAGATGATGATGAAATTGGGGTTTATACCGGAACGGGCTGGCGTCACACCGGTGGGAGCAATGGCAAAGGAGACGGCGCTGAAGAAGAATATACTTTTGTTGGTTTAGCGCCTACGAAAGCTGCCTCTGACAGAAAATTTCTTGTAGGTACTTCCACTGTAACCGCCATTGCCAGTGGCGGGGCGGGCCGCATTGCCGCAAACCGCAATTTAACGATATCTGGCGACACGTTAGATAATATTGCCAGTACTGTTCTTGCCGGAAGCAACATAACGCTTTCCGGCACCAACCTGAACAACCAGTCCTATGAAAACAGCATTGAGAATGAGTACCTGACCTATCAGTACAGTGGCACAACAGGGGTGCAACCGGCCGATGCCACCGTTATCCCTGATATCCGGAAAGGGAAAAGAAGGGGGGTAGACTACAGGACGGATTTAGGGGATAAGTTTACCTACACATTAACCGGTGGACCCGCTTACGAAACCCTCAGCACCGGCGAAGGTCTCCGCGCCGTTATTCAGGCCGGTGGGGCGGTTAACGCCAGTTTCAGTAATAACATCAGCAATACCACGACCTCTGCTAACGCAGGCGGTTTATCCCATGCGATAAGCGCCCCGTCTCTGAACGGTACGTCGGGCCTGCAACAGGTCAGCGGCTCGCAAAGCAAACAGCTGGCATCCGCACAAAACCTGACCGTCGGCTCGGTACAGTGGAACAATTCCGTCACCGATGCGTTAAAGCAGATTGGCAATCAGGGCGCTGCGCTGACGGATTACCCGCTGCCGACCGGCAATAACGGTTTGTTTGTGGCGAGCACTAATCCTGCCAGCCCGTATCTGATCACTACCAACCCACAACTGGGCGGGATCGGTAAAACCGATCCGTCACTGTTCAATGCGCTGAACGATTACCTTGCGCGACCGACGTCTGCGATATCTGCCGTGGGCAAACAGGCCACCTCGGGTGGTACCGGCCTGAGCTCTGCGGCCTTTTCTGCAACGCCGGTGGCAGGTCAGGTTGTCCATCCTGCGGTTCAGCCGGGCACACCTTCCGGCCCGCGTATTGAAACGGCACCGGTCTATACCGACGAGAGCAAATTCCTCGGCTCGGCCTACTTTATGGACCGGCTGAAGCTGACGCCGGATTACGACTACAAATTCCTCGGCGATGCCGCCTTCGATACCCGTTATGTCGATAACGCCGTGCTCAGCCAGACCGGGCAGCGCTACGTCGGCGGCACAGGGTCAGACCTCGCGCAGATGCAGTATCTGATTGATAACGCCGCCGAACAGCAGGCCGGTCTGGGCCTGCAACTGGGCGTCAGCCTGTCGCCGGAACAGGTCGCTGCGCTGACCAAAAGCATCGTCTGGTGGGAAAAAACCACCGTCAACGGCCAGACGGTTCTGGCACCTAAACTCTATCTTTCTGCCAACGACACCCACGCGGTGACCGGCAGCGTGATTTCCGGGAACACCGTCAATCTCGACGCCGGGCATATCGTCAACGCCGGCAGCACCCTGCAGGCCGAAACGCAACTGGCTGCGAAAAGCAGCAGTTCGCTGGATAACCTTAACGCCGGGCTGATTGCCTCTAACGGCAGTCTGCAGCTGAGCGCGCTGGGCGATATCAATAATATCGGTTCCTCCATTAGCGGACAGACCGTGGCACTGGCCTCGGTCAGCGGCGATATCAACAACGTTACGCAGGCGCAGCAGTGGACGGCCGCGCCGACCACCAGCAAAAGCAAAACGTCTCAGCTGACCTTCAGCCAGACCCAGACCGGCGACGTGGCCGGTATCTCGGCCACTGACGGGCTCTCGCTTACCGCCGGTCACGACATCAACAACACCGGCGCCCGGCTCACGGCGGGCAGTGACCTGCAACTGGTGGCGCTGAACGACATCAGCATCACCGGCAATGCGCTCAGCACCAGCAAAACCACGGCGAAAAGCAGCGCGCAGACCACCGACAGCCAGGCCAGCACGGTCAGCGCGGGCGGTAATTTGTCGGCCAGCGCGGGGCACGACCTGACGGTGGCGGGCAGCGCCGTCACCGCCAAAGGCGACGCCACGCTGGCGGCAGTCAACGACATCAACCTCAACACGATGGACCAGAGCAGCCATCAGACCAGCGGTAAAAATCAGACAGACAGCAACAATGCCACCCGCACGGTGGTGAGCAGCGGCGGTGACCTGACGCTCAGCGCCGGGCGCGACCTTAACTCGCAGGCGGCGCAACTCACCGCTGACCTCAACGCCTCACTTAGCGCCGGCCGCGACGTCAACCTGAACGCGCAACAGACCAGCACCTACAGCGAAACACACGGCAGCAAAAGCGTGAGTATCCGCGAGAATGTGGGGCAGGAAGGAACGGCGGTGGTCAGCGGCGGGAGCACCAAAATTAAAGCGGGTCAGGATGTAAATGCTAACGCAGCAAGTGTTACGGCGAAGCAGGACATTGCCGTCAATGCTGGCCGAGATGTCAATCTTGATACCGCCACAGAGAGCAGTTATGCCTACGATGAGAAGACCAGAACCAGGAAGCACCTTTTCTCGAAAACCACCACACACACAATCAGTGAAGACAGTTCCACTCACGAAAAAGGTTCGCTGCTAAGTGGCGATAATGTTGCTGTTACGGCGGGCAATAATTTACTGGTGAAAGGTTCTTCGGTGGTCGGCGATGGTGATGTGACGCTGAAGGCAGGGAGCAATGTCGATATTGTCGCGGCTACAAACACGGATTCAAGCTGGCGGCTGAGCGAGACCAAAAAAAGTGGCCTGATGGGCACGGGTGGTCTTGGCGTGACGATTGGGTCATCACAGACACGCCATGAACTGAAAGAGCAGGGAACATCGCAAAGTCAGAGTGTGAGTACTGTGGGAAGCACCGCTGGCAATCTGAGTATCACTGCGGGGAGTCAGGCGCATATTGGTGGCGCAGACCTTGTAGCGGCTAAGGATATGTCGATAACTGGCGACAGCGTCGTTATTGATCCCGGACACGATAAACGCAGCAGTGATGAAAAATTTGAACAGAAATCAACGGGGCTTACGCTTGCACTTTCCGGTGCTGTTGCTGATGCGGTGAATTCTGCTATTGCTGCCACACAGAGCGCGAAGCAGGAAAGTGATGGACGTCTGGCGGCGCTGCAGGCGACCAAAGCGGCACTTTCCGGTGCTCAGGCCATGCTCGCTAAACAGCAGGCTAACGTCAGTGCAGACCCGAATAACGGCGTAGGTATCAGCATTTCGCTGACGTCGCAGCAGTCAAAATCATCGCAACATCAGCAAAGTGATACCGTCAATGGCTCCACGCTGAATGCGGGGGACAATT encodes the following:
- a CDS encoding ShlB/FhaC/HecB family hemolysin secretion/activation protein, whose protein sequence is MFSLAVQAAPLSPADRDSIEQQQRQLLQQNQQQRQELERSTSVAPAPQTPVHSGGPCFDIHDITLSGADHMPARIRQKLTQPYLQQCLGIGQINALVKQVSDWYIGQGYITSRAFLTEQDLSSGTLSLTVMEGKLEAIKMENQRGAMLAMAFPGLTGNILNLRDIEQGMEQINRLRKTPVQIEIQPGSQPGYSLVSLTSKPEFPLQTSAGFDNSGQKSTGTGQVSGSLTGNNLLGLADQWFVSASRSSDGASDHDAKSVQAGVNLPYGYWLFDYNYSYSDYLSTIESQGYLWRSTGDSQAHRFTLSRVLFRNGDMKTAASLGLTHRLNRNYLNDAPLESSTRSLTSWTAGINHSQKLWGGYATLNPAFSRGVPWFGGESDEDKNPDAPRAEFSKWTLSTSYYRPVTQRITWLTSAYGQWGDDRLYGSERLTLGGESSVRGFKEQYLSGDNGGYWRNELDTQLFTLPVLGQISAVTALDGGYLQRSNHDTNASGTLWGGAVGLSSSNAHFSSQFTVGWPLSYPDSLSPDRVTVYYRIGFVL
- a CDS encoding hemagglutinin repeat-containing protein, whose translation is MKSITEQPVALWRKALAYGLMGWLVWQPVMPAFAAGITVAEGNTRTDQAGNGVPVVNIATPNQAGISHNKYNDFNVGQQGLILNNATGKLTRTQLGGLIQNNPNLTAGQEAKGIINEVVSSNPSQLNGYMEVAGKAANVMVANPYGITCNGCGFLNTPNATLTTGKPVLNADGSLQSLDVTQGAITVEGQGLDARTSDSFSLISRAAQINAGLYARDLNVTLGANRVDAQGNATPISGAGVPSVAIDTGALGGMYANRIHLVSSDKGVGVNLGNLNASVGDMQIDASGRLTLSNATAAGKLTANAQAIALNGTQQSGGDMAINSQGQLAVQGSQVTSGGNMTLAADQLNSGNTAQVSAAGNIHATAGNGSQWQGKLTAGKDLQLNTGDLTNNGLIAANGNARITTQRLTNTGTLQAQGTQDLQATTLDNSGVVQASGALTLTAGETQLGGLLSTDNQLTGRFGQLSTLAGSQIQSGTDADIGVQGSAVLGGNVRAGQNLRLSSGSLSSASSAKLYAVGNVQAEAGNNGVWNGSLTAGGNLGVSAGDMTNNGTLAASGNTQLNVGSLSTTGDSTITSAGALSLTADDAQLGGLISGDNLLTGRFGELTTLAGSQLQSGTDADVQATGKAILGGNLRAGQNLLLSSGSLSSDNTAQVYGVGDVQANAGNNGVWNGSLTAGGNLGVSAGNMTNNGTLAASGNTQLTTQTLTNGGLIQAQGTQTLNASELNNSGKMQSGGAQNITANTLSNQGLIGSQKGLDLQVADQMTVGEQGSLFAGDRLNIGGGQMIVDGTLTGKNGLTLNSTSLNAGQNSLITSLGDIQLNAAQQALGGQLSTSGNVGLNATDLSVGALGSVHSDKDLSLTATGSATLAGALDGNTLEAGGGTLQVTGSGSLASTGDMQLSARQQQLDGTTSAGNTLSITADRLNAAQGGKTSAQNDVQATVASGGQWSGSLIAGRDLNFTAHDFSNGGTLAANRNGQFSFGTLTNNGLLQSLGTQQLDGDTFNNNGTAQSGGDQTLTLSQFNNQGLTGTRGDIILNADGVTNGDTATLLAGGQLTLNTAQADLGGTLTGTQGATFNATALTTRAGSVQSSQGDVALKTDTANLNGFLSADGNAALTTQQLTTGNGSQTQGKNALGISASEKADLAGKLVTPGTLTVQAGTLTNGAALGADNVDITATSLTNNGAITADDGLHVKAGTLQQQGSLSAQNQMTLEGQTLVNQGNISGGNVGVNVSGSLTNQGTGVISAGNGLTVTAPVVINNGQLLAQTVGVNATGISNNGLMQGNGGTTLTASTLTNGAQGQVLSGGTLGVQAGDTQNQGRLQGSQLTLTGNSLTNGGTALGTNGLNAQMQGDLNNSGSLLSSGDVTVNAATLENSGQLLSDKTATVTADHVSNTGQIQGDTLALTANNADNSGNLIGLKGLTAQLQQDLTNATSGKMLTQGALTVTAAHVTNNGNWQADSADLHAGQLDLNGAIQTAALAKLTLTGGLNTQAQGKIISTGLAILQAANLNNQGNWSADNLTLTGGALISSGGISGVSALAATLSGQLQVQQGGTLLSGGSATLNAGNIANSGTLQAGNLTFTTNSISNTGQLQGQQSLQGTVQNGITNLSGGTVRSQGTLDLGAQTLLNQGQMQGDGVSHLTLTGNLNNQGTLLTGGRLTVSAPVLTNSGTLQAQGLTMTGGTLNNSGTLTGQGDSALNVTQMTNQGQLQGDRLTLTGNELHNTGTVLGSQSLGLNVQNADNQAGGKLYSAGNLTLVTPVLNQAGSLLALGDMTLQLGSGFTQTGTLAAGQTLSLSAQGDLNVLGTLQGNGIQLSSTGNFTNSGQLRGGGGTVGVDAGNIQLNGSGSVQSGGDIRVASRGVLNNSGFVGGAGNVVMSAGGQLTNSALLYAGNNMQLLADSIHNNYGDILAGNSLWLQRDAAGNANSEVVNTSGDIETTNGDITINTGHLLNQRDGLSTSSSYQAANSPASLGQATMSIQLGLLDDDEIGVYTGTGWRHTGGSNGKGDGAEEEYTFVGLAPTKAASDRKFLVGTSTVTAIASGGAGRIAANRNLTISGDTLDNIASTVLAGSNITLSGTNLNNQSYENSIENEYLTYQYSGTTGVQPADATVIPDIRKGKRRGVDYRTDLGDKFTYTLTGGPAYETLSTGEGLRAVIQAGGAVNASFSNNISNTTTSANAGGLSHAISAPSLNGTSGLQQVSGSQSKQLASAQNLTVGSVQWNNSVTDALKQIGNQGAALTDYPLPTGNNGLFVASTNPASPYLITTNPQLGGIGKTDPSLFNALNDYLARPTSAISAVGKQATSGGTGLSSAAFSATPVAGQVVHPAVQPGTPSGPRIETAPVYTDESKFLGSAYFMDRLKLTPDYDYKFLGDAAFDTRYVDNAVLSQTGQRYVGGTGSDLAQMQYLIDNAAEQQAGLGLQLGVSLSPEQVAALTKSIVWWEKTTVNGQTVLAPKLYLSANDTHAVTGSVISGNTVNLDAGHIVNAGSTLQAETQLAAKSSSSLDNLNAGLIASNGSLQLSALGDINNIGSSISGQTVALASVSGDINNVTQAQQWTAAPTTSKSKTSQLTFSQTQTGDVAGISATDGLSLTAGHDINNTGARLTAGSDLQLVALNDISITGNALSTSKTTAKSSAQTTDSQASTVSAGGNLSASAGHDLTVAGSAVTAKGDATLAAVNDINLNTMDQSSHQTSGKNQTDSNNATRTVVSSGGDLTLSAGRDLNSQAAQLTADLNASLSAGRDVNLNAQQTSTYSETHGSKSVSIRENVGQEGTAVVSGGSTKIKAGQDVNANAASVTAKQDIAVNAGRDVNLDTATESSYAYDEKTRTRKHLFSKTTTHTISEDSSTHEKGSLLSGDNVAVTAGNNLLVKGSSVVGDGDVTLKAGSNVDIVAATNTDSSWRLSETKKSGLMGTGGLGVTIGSSQTRHELKEQGTSQSQSVSTVGSTAGNLSITAGSQAHIGGADLVAAKDMSITGDSVVIDPGHDKRSSDEKFEQKSTGLTLALSGAVADAVNSAIAATQSAKQESDGRLAALQATKAALSGAQAMLAKQQANVSADPNNGVGISISLTSQQSKSSQHQQSDTVNGSTLNAGDNLSITATGKGNDSHSGDIAIGGSQLKAGGNTSLNAAHDILLTGAANTQESTGKNSSNGGGVGLSFGVGSGSAGLSIFASVNGAKGNDKGNGTRWSETTLDSGGKVTLNSGRDTTLSGAQVNGNKVVVDAGRDLTITSLQDSDDYKSKQTSFGAGGSFTFGSMSGSGYINLSQDKMNSTYESVVEQSGIYAGQDGFDIHVGDHTQLNGGVIASQGTADKNLLDTGTLGFSDIGNEADYKVSHSGISLSGGNGASVMSNAMSNVGNVLAGLNGKGHADGTTQSAVADGTIIVRDTANQQQSVADLSRDTDHANGSISPIFDKEKEQKRLQASQLVGEIAGQMTDIVNTYGDIQALKDLGGVPEGMSANDRESYLKTLRNSDAYQAEIRNYGIGSNNQMVVQALSGVLQGIVSGNISGAIAGGISPLIAREIKSHTLNEDGTTNVAANAMAHAVWGAVAAQISGGNAAAGAAGAFSGELAARYIAEYYYHATTQADIDKLSQSDRQEISLLSTLAAGVAGATAGNNLSSATTGAQAGKNAVENNTLGAVIQGGKLAIQGCAEVTVCRNALVEKGMGALLGIGAAKTVLDNLSSTERDYVFSVAMSGKADLIEKLTPEQRAAYNYMVGQDQKGLITIFPKPDMDLTGGKLVNPAQDEQKGTAFVTPDQSGSQGASNTGNNAGVPDVGSNTTTTPIAEQNPDDLAYTSEKSKYVPSPKHAAGGWGTPMDLSDSKAQEVLNNSIQGGKQKYGVSDGKIYEFQPDNVGGWHGYPVPGTEAPPKVLREFLARGDINKAEYNKMIKGK